A segment of the Onychomys torridus chromosome 16, mOncTor1.1, whole genome shotgun sequence genome:
GAAAACTGCCTTGGCTCACAGTGAGGACAGAGGCAGGGCTAAAAAGACCAGCACAACAAAGTCTGCAGTACCCAAAGAGGAGAAACAAGAGGACTAGGGTGCAGCATGAGATACCCCAGCTACACAGCTAAGAGGATGGACAGCGGTCTCCACCAGTGATGGCATTCTGACTAGCCCTCAAAGGCTCTGAAGGACACACTTAAGTCACTATTGTCCTTATAATCTCACTTCTAATGACAGGCCAAATTGTAAGCATAGCTTCTTGCAAGAAGCTTCTGCCTAGGAGACCAGAGGAAAAGAGCTAACAATGAGGTACTCAAGAAAGACTGCAGCTATAGTTTGGTGGCTTCGACAGTTAACCCTGGGACAAGTTAATCACATAAACACCAGAACACAGAGATATGAAGAAAATTAACAGCACTCAGACACCTGTGAAATCAGAGGAGATAATATCAGCCAGTGACTAACAGCCAGCAGACAGTGAAGGTCAATGGTTAACAAAGCACAAGTCAGAGATGGCCTTCAACTGCCCAGACACGAACAACACATTATCACCTCCCTGGCCGGGACAAGGGGACACGCAAAGATTGGGTAGGGAAAGTTACCGTGGTTAAGACCAACACAGGAAACTAGCAGGAACTTTACAAGAGTTCGAGAACAGAAGACAAGTCCCCTCAGCAGGTTGGAGGCCTCCATTCCCAGGGTGGGTACTGGGAAGGTCACCTACCAGCCTTGAAACTCAGCTCATCGTGTTCCTGCCCCTCATAGTCATAGAGGGCCCGAACTCGCACTTCCGTCCCTGAGGTAGTATCCTCGTCAAATGGGTTCGAGTCCCCGTTGGCATCCGTGGAAGAGAAAGGGTTGTTAGACTCATCGTCAGACCAGTCAGTAGGGTAATTCTGAGTCTTCTCGTAGCTGCTGACACTGCAACAGAGGATGCCATGAGGTTCTTAGCACGGACGAGACTGCTAGAGGACATGAGGTCCCCACCCAGAGTTCCTGCCCCACGGGCAGGTGCAGCCAGGCCCCTCTGAGCCCTCATGAGAAGCTGGGGGGTTGCCAATACCCCAGAGTAGTGCCTGCAGGTAGACCTCGACCTGTTTCAGCAGCTCCCCCAGCTTAGactgcctgtctgtcttcctgtagTGATACTGCTCAGGCCTTAAAGGGTTAACAAAAGACAGAGGAAAAGCAACCAAAGAGTGTTAGCTGTGCCCTCCCAGAGAGGTGGAGAGGCCTGACACTGTCCCAGCAGGCCCGGAATACAGAGGGCAGGCGCCCAGGTCCTGCAGGACTCATGCATTACTGAAGTGAGGAGGTGAGAGCCCCAGAGACCCCTGgatagagagaaaggagacacagAGTGAGGTGGAAGCCAGGGGGAAGTGTGTGTTCACCAACTTTTTGGGCTTAATGTCCTCCTTCTCACTGACGGTGCTGCCCGTGTCGTCCTCGTCCTCGAAGGGGTTGTAGCTGGATTGTAACTGCGTGGGCTGGGCGGGGTTGCTCGGGACACTAAGGTTGCtatgggggagaaagagagctttCAGGGATCACAGCTTGGGGCCCACCGAGGGGCCTGGTGATTCCAGCTGCAGACAGTGACAGTATCTCTAGAGTTACAGCAGCTCCTCCTTCATTTGATAAGGAGGATGCTGATTGAAAGATTATGTTAGTAGGACATGTGGCTATACTTCCATGTGTCACTCACTATACCTTGATCATCTACAATTAATCGTCCACCGCAGGTGCATAAGCACTTCCTGGCTCAGGGTTTCTCCAGTCTCTTTCCCCCTCATTCCCACATGAGGTTTAGTCAGATGGTGAGCTGCTCTGGGAAGCAGCAGCCCCAGAAGGACTGTATCCATGGAGTAGGGACCTCCTCAGTTCTCCAGTGCCCCTTCTAACTACTAATAGGTCAATGGCCAGCTCCCTGGTTCTGGAGCTTCCACAGTCAGAACTAAGGCTTGTGCACAGGAGGGCCCTCTAGTGCTCTGGAGCCAAACCATTCCTGTACCTTTGCCAACTGTCTCCCAGCTAAGTGTCAGCCAGAGACACTGGGTACTAGTAGGGAGTGGGATGAAGGGGCTGCGGGGAGCCACCACAAGAAAAACGTATAGAAAGACTCACCCTGGGTGGGCTCCCATGGCTAAAACTGCCACCCACACCAGTGACCTGGGATTTGGGCAGCATGAAACTGAGCAGCTACTACTCCAGAGCCATCAGGGAGGGTGGGAACCCCCCAGATGCTACGGAGTGGCGCTGGCTGGTTGTCTGTACTGTGCAGGCAGCGTGTTGGACACCACCAGACCCTCTGCCCTCCTGGGCTCCCTGCTCTAGCTGTCTTTTCTGAGGGACTCAGTGCTGTGCACTGACCTGGTGCATTCTCTCTGACTAGCCACTAGTTCACAGGATCTCCTCTGAGtcccagttccttccttcctccccctagCACTGCGCATACTGGGGAGCATGGCTTGGTTCTGAGGTTAGGCCCTTAAGAAAGAGCTCTCTACACAGCCTCTGGGCACAGCCGCTGAGCAGGGACAGCCATGTGTAACTGGGGAGCCTGGGAGGACAGGGGTCTTAGTGCCTGGGCCATAAGCATGTCCCTGGAACCTGAGCTAAGGTGACAATTACCTAAGCATAGCACAGAAACCTCTAGCCACGCACGTCCTACAGCACATACTTTCCAGAAGGTTCTAATGACAACAGTTGGTACTCCTAACCACAAGTCTTTTTAGATAATCTAGTCAGAGATTTCTGTCCTTGGGAACAAGGGAATAGTCTGTTcagggtgctgggactgaacctagggcctttaCTTGCCTGACAAATGATCTGCTGCTGAGTTACATACACCCTGAGCCTATTCAGAAATAACTACCACTAAGCAAGGGGGACATGTGACCATCCCCCACTGTCCTGCATCTACCAGCACCTGCACACAGAAGTCCCGTAGGATGATGCCACTGACATCATGTCTCTATTTGCTGTTTCCACCAGGGCTGCACCATGGAGATGAACACAAGCAGCTAACACCAGCACCTCATGTACCAGTACAGGTACAATGTGCAAAAGGCATTCTCTGGATCTTACAGGAACTCCAGCAGCGAGCAGAAAGAGAAGTGAGAGATGCTTCACCCAGAGCTCAGCGTTTGCAGGACATCTGTTCTTGGGGTCTCTGTCTCATGTGTAATCATCCAAGTGCCCAAGCTGGTGGCATCCCAGGACCAGCAGATCCTCATCAGTCCTGACCAGATGGTTAGTTTCAGACTGGAACTGTGCCTGGAGCTCACCTGCCAGGCTTGTTCTGTCCAGACTGGTCCCCCGTTTGGTTGATTCCTGTTAGGGTGACACCGTCAGcagccttcttcttctccctccggCTGAGAGTTCGGTTCAGATCTGCAGACCACTCCTGGGCAAGCGGTCCAGGGAAAGAAACGGGAGGTTCATTTCTGGGAAACCACAGAGCTCCAAAACCTCTGCTCAGCCAGCAGCTGCCTATCTTGTGCTATTAGTAACATTCAGCCTTGTGGCCCCTGCTCTTCCGTTTCCCAGCAAACCTCAAGCTGCCTTTTGGGCCTAAAGGCTATGAAGTTCGGTACCCATTTAACCACAGGGCCTTGACATGAAACGGCAGACTTCATAGGACATGAGACCTGGGTGACAAGAGACCCAGGtctgagggctgggatgtagttcagtggtagagtgcctgcctagcatatATAAGGCCATGGATTCTATCCCCAGCAACACCCCCCACTGAAACACTAAACCATGGCTGATGACGGTTACTTCCTCAAGAGCCTTCTAACCCATTCCCTGCTCACCACTGCTCTTAGCCTCTATCCCCCTATGCCATGGGCTCTGGGGGTCTCAAGTCTGTCATGGAGACCAAAGCCAGCCCTATAGGGAGCCTGGCTGAGGCACACGGCTTAGTCCTTGAGCATTGAGGATCCTTTCCATTTATGCTCTAAACTGTCACAGGGTTGACAGCTCTCTGAAGGGTCCTGAGCAGGCCTGACCATAGGAAACTGACCCAGGACTGCAAATAAAATCAGAGGCTAGGTGGTTATGGCATAGCAAAGGAGACCAACAGGCAGGCACTGAATGCTCAGGTCTTCAAAGTGGACCTTTCACCACTTTTAATCAGATGACATGCTGGCAGCCAccagagaaggacagagagtTTGTGTCCCCACAGGTTTTCTGACTTCCTGACAAGAAGCTTTCACCAACTGTTGAAACATACAGGTGGAAAGGGGGCTATGTCttggttttcaaaaaaaaaatcctccttaCCTCCCATCTCCATTTATCAAACAAATGTAACTATAATCCTGTGAGATGGCTaatcagactttaaaaaaaaaaaaagcatctacCTTGAAAGGGTGACAAGCCAACGtcaatctccagagcccatgtaaagaaggaaggagaaaaccaaccaacTCCACCAAGAGGCTCCCCCAcacacttaatttaaaaatttaaatctgatTTGCTTTAGAGTCCATCTTTGTTCCATCTTTCAAAAGATCAAGGTCACAGTGCCTTTTAGCTACATTAAACCTGGCTTTTGATCTGTGACATAGGGAAACAGAGAGATCACAGCCTTGGCCCATGGAGCTCAACCCAAGTCACCCTGTCTATCAGTGACTGTCCGGATAGAAGAAAGTGGGCTAAGAACTCAGCTGGAATCTCAAGTTCCCCATGTGACCTCTGACTCTAAGTGGAGTCTCACAAGGCAGCTTGGGGACTGACAGGATCACACCAGGAACTTGACAAGTTCTTTGGAACTTGGAAGAAAGAGCTAATGTCAGACTCTCTGCCACAGAACCAGGGTCCCCACAGACAAGCGACTAAGTGGGCTGACTACATGCAGCAGGGGGCTCAGCAATCCATGAGTTaatcacaaaacagaaacttACTTCATCCTTGTGGCATGAAAAACGAAAACAACTTCATTAGAGAAAGTCAGAGACAACCCAGCAATAACTATCAATGTGAACATAAGGACACAGGAGGGCTGGTCCCTAGCCAGGGACCCACAGAGAAGAGCCCACAGACTCTGGTCAGGTACGCCCTCCAGGAGGACCGTCAGCCCAATCTTTCCCCCTGCTGctccctctggaagagtagccaccCTGAGGGAACAGGACTATCACATACATGGTGTCCTGTGCCACTCTAGAGAAACTGGGATCTGAGTATGAGCTATGCCTAAGATACCACTCAGCGTACTTCTTCCAAGTGCTCCAtgccaggagaaggaagaggcctACTCCTTCTATGGCTACTTCACTAGAAAAGGCCCTGGACCCCAGGGTCTCCTAGGGCCCCACCTGCTCTGCAGCCTCTTGATAGGTAGATGCAGGGGACACAATTTGGAGAAATCATATGAATTTCCAAAAATTAGAAGTGTGGGGGTGAGGACCAATACCAGTCAAAAAAGGCTGAGGAACTTGCGGGGAGCCCAGGTCTATGTGATAACCCATCATAGATTAGGTTATGCCCTTCAATAACCACAAGCTGCTCTTCATACTTTAACATGTAAAAACTAAGCCATACAAGGGGTAGCTGCTTGCCCAAGTCCCACAGCTGAAAGGGTAAGGAtagatgtagcccaggctctggCTACTGTCAGGTCAGAGACGCCATAGCCATGTTAAGGGCATCTGCCCGGCTTGGAGGACTCTTATTAGCAGTTACAAGGTGGGGGCTGATGCCACACCATGTGAATGAGGAGGAGAGAATGCCTCCTTCAGGGAACATGGCTGGTGGGGCTTCCAGCCACTTCCTTCTGCACTGCTGACAGGGAGCTGGGTAGGCCTGGTGATCAAAGCCTAGCCTCAGGATCCGTAGGCCTATGGATTTTATAACGCTAAGACCCACAAAATGGGAGAATAGGCAAACTAATGTTGAGACAAGACTCCTTGGATTTACAGCCCAAGGCAGGAAAAAGCCCCCAGAGAAAGGATAAAGAGAGCAGTTCACTGTTACTGGCTGTACTTGTGGCCCAACATGAGGCCTGGGGACAGACTGGGCACTTCACTTCATGGATACCCTGGGAGGAGGGATAAACACAAGTATTTTGTCTGGGACAACAGTGGAGTGCTAATGGTGACCTGAGAGTATCTGAGGACTTCAGATACAGTACTGGGACACTAGACACTACCCCAGTCAGGACTATTGTATATACAAAGCATGGTCTGAGAGCAACATGCATAGCTCAACTAGAGGGGCAAAGGTCTCTTCCCAGGTGGGCAGAGTTATAGGCACACAACCATCTTACCTCAAACTGTGGCCAGTTCATGGCCATGCCTGGCCCATGGTTGGCTCGGAACCACCTCAGATCCTCTACTGCATCAGCTGCTTTGATGCTCTGTTCCAGCTCTCGGTAAATGGCTTTGTAGCTAAATCACACATAGAAAGCTCTATAAAAGCAGGGCCCAGCCACCATTCCTCACAGCCACAGCAGGCCCTGGAGCCTGCATGATAGTCTCTGCAGCCACACAGTTTCCCAGACACACGTCAGGGATGCCATTCCCTGGTGTCACATGTACAGATGCAGACACCATCCTCTAGAACCTGGGACCCACCAACAAATAAGCTTTGTATCAAACCAGGGGCACACTGAGACTTGCCCTGCATCAAATCCTGGGTGTGCTCTGTGGGTGCAACTGTGCAGTCCCACTGGGTCAGGTCATATTGAGGAAGAAGCCTTTAGAGGAGAATGTCAGAgtgcctcctcctccctttctctcaggAGAGCTGGACGTTTCCTCCCTATGTGAAAGGTAGTATGGGAGGAGGCCAGAACTACAAGACCCAGTCCGGCCTCCTACGACCAAGAACACGGGGCTAGGCCGGACCTGATAGATCACTTATTGTCCACATAGGCGGTTCTTCTccttttctgagcctcagtttccttctctgctgAGTGGGTATAATACCTATTCTAAGGATTGAATTGTGTTCTCCAAATACAATAGCTGAAGTCCTAACCTCAGGTTGTGACCTTTTCTGAAAACAGGGTCTTTTAGAGGTGAACAGCTTAAAACAGGTTCAGTAAAATGGCCCCAGTGCGGCCGGGCTGCTGTCCTtagaaagaaggagaaatctacCCTAGATACTCAGGGAAAGATGGCCAGAGGCCTGGAGAGAAGTGGTCAGATGTCGGGAAAGCTGAGGACTGTGGCAGACCCACAAgctggaagaggcagaaggacctgCCTGGAGCCTTCAGTGGGGAGTGTGACGACACCGTGGTTTCTGACTTCTGTCTTCTAGAACTGAGGGATGAGCGTCCCTCGGTGTCTGCCATGCCACCCAGATTCTGTCACAGCAGCCCTAGGAGCCACTGCACCATGTACCCCAGAGGTGACTTGGAACATAGAGATTCAGGCCTTTGCCAGAGCCAAGTACAAACAGTGGAAGGTACCTCATACACAGAAGGGCAGGACACAGTCCCAGCCccgtccctgtccctgtcccctaAAAGCTGTGTAGCAGCTCCGTTTCCTCATCAGCAAGATGGGGACAATTCGGCCTACTTTCCAGGCTGTCACAGAGATGAAATGACAGCAGAGCCCCTGTGCAGTGACTGCTTTCCATCTTTTTAGAAGAGACAAAAGGAATGTCGTTTTCTACTAACAACAAGCTTTGACCTGACATTCATTTCTCAACGCTTCTGTCAGAAGGATGGAGGAagtggatttctgtctctgtcccgTTATCTGGCTCTCTCCTGATGCAGGCACACTGTGTCACGAGTCAAACTGGAGATGGTCTTGCTGCCTGGCCTCCCCAGGACTACAGCCACTAAGATGTCAACGGTCAAGCTGGCAGCAGGGAAGAGAGGACCTCTACAAGGGACTGTCCTTGGGGGCAGAAGACACGAGGCCTGGCCAGTGGTACACCGGTGCAGGTGGATTTCCAGAATGCTGGGTCTGGCTGGTCCTGGCTGTGGCACCAGATCAGACAGCTTCCCTTCCTGTCCAGACCCCTTTGGAGCTGGCAGCATGGAGCCTTCCATGGCCCTCTTGGGCCTCCGGAATGTGGTGTGCAAAGCCCTGTGGGTGAGCGCCCCGCCCCCAGCCTCCCTGTGACTCTCACTGATGAGTTCTCTGCCTCAGGGAAGCTTACCTAGCCACATTGGACAGGTCCAGGTGCTTCTGAACCTCCAGCAGAACCTCCCGGAAGAAGCGCAGACGCTTCTCCTCAAACTGCTGGCACTGCTCGAACACCTGCTCCATGTTCTCCATGTACTGGGGCGTGGTCTGGTCAAGTTCCTTCAGGGCCTTCTCATACTTGTCCTTGGTCTGTGTAAAAATTGCCACAGACAGAGATTTGTCTCCAGCCCACCTCTGTGCACCCCATGTGCCCCACTCTTCTCGGGCCTCCCAGATCCCAAATGTGGGAGCAGAAGTTCTGGAGCCTGGCTTTCTCCAAGTCCAGTCCAGCTCCTGTGCTTCTCCATGGCAAGTCACTCTgtgcctgctctgcctctcccCGGAGCAAGGACCACGCAGGTAGATACAGGTGAGAGATGGTCCCATCATCATTCAGATGGGCTACTGATGGTTAAGGTGGGTTCTAACTTcataaaaaaaattcacatctCAATGGATTATTAGGAGGCAGGGCCCAGTTTGAGGAAGCGAGTCTCAGAGATCATGTCTCTCATGGATCTGTCTTCTATCTGGGCCCTTCCTCCCCTGTGCTGTTTCTGGCTGCTATAGGTAAGTAGCTTTCCCTACCGCATGCTCCCACTGGAATGGTGCTCTAACTTGCCCCTAGAAGGTCCAGaacaacagagccaggcagcccTGCCTAATGGTTCCGAGAGTAAGCTAAGAGAAGCTGTTTCTCCTTCAAGTTGTTCCTTGGGCATTTCACAGTGACAAGAACTGACTACCCGAGTGGCAGATGCCTGTATGTGCTGCTGACAGACCTTTTCCAGGATGAAGTGAGGGACTGGAGGTCTCACCACCGATTTGTTACAAGGTTTTACATTACACTGCCCTGTGAGCTGAAACTAGAGTTGTGGGTCTGCCTGAAACTACTTTACTCTACACGAATGCATCCACTGTTCCAAGGAAGGTACCCAGGCCCCTGGAACAACTTCTGTATCTTTCACAGTGGGCACCAACTCTACTCACCTACCCCAGGACTCAGACTTGGACGCTCCTTTCTGTACATTCTAAGCTGACTCCTCTTCTGGAAGCCCTTCCTGACCTACCaaggatggctccacccacattCTGGGCCCCTCTCTTGGCATCTGGTTCCTTGCTCTTTTCTAAACTTAAAAATGGTCAAGTTAGGTCCTCTATGAGGAAAGGAAAGGCCACTTATACAAGAACCGAGTTCCCCAGACCCTCTGGTTATACCCCATCATCTTTGGTACTATCCTGTGCTGCAACCTGGAAGCACTGTGTAGGAGCCCTGGATCACAGGCCCTCAGCACTGAGGAGCAGGAGCCTTCAAATCACAAAGCCTCTGGCTGTCTCTGAGAACCATAGATGTTCCTCTTTCTGGACTCCCCCTCTTCTAGCCTAATTATGCTGAGGCTATGGCCTATGCCCTGCATCAACCAAGGACCAAGCAGCGTCATCACTATTCAGAAAATCCCCTGGCAGAGATGTACAAAGTCCCCAATGGCCCCTCAGAGATGCTGTGCCCCTGATATGAACCTCCTCTCTGATGGACACTGCAAGGTACACTTCCTGTGAACTAGCCTGCACTCTCTCCAGCACCCTAGGGCTACACAGGTCACTCAGGCTCTGAGACTGCTGGCAGACCACTCAGGGAGGGCGAGTTCCAAAAGCGAAGCCACTACAAGTGCCTGTCTCTTTGACAGACACTTCACGTTAGACCTCTCATACTCTAGGTCTGTTCTGAGAAAGACCCTACTATGCAGAAGCACAGATATCTGTGTGGTAGTGGTGGGGAGGAaggcttctcctctccttccttgactgagacagacagacagacagacagacagacagacagacacacacacacacacacacacacacacacacacacacacacatccgcgcgcgcgcgcgtacgTACGTATCTTTCTTTTATGCACCTTCCTGGGCAGCATAGTCCCTGTGATCCTAACCATGGCGCTAAGCATTCCCCAGGCCTTATGTTTCTTGAGCTCAAGTACCCATTCTATGGAGGTGCAGATCCCTCACCTGAGGCTGGTCCCATAACTCCCCCAGTTCCTGACCCCAGATGGGTTGGGGGATACTTGAGCCACAGACCATTATGGAGATGGCCTTTCCCCTTGCTAGATGTGGAGGTGAAAATTGTAGTGCAGGCGCAGGCTCTGGAGTCATAATCCCTGTTCTCCCATTACAGAGCAGCATGCTACTTGTCCTCACTGATCTGGGCTCCTTAGTCACAAAGCAGGAATGCCATCACACAATCCAAGAGATGCCAAGCCTTATCTGAAGTTTTTCAAGGGTGTCAAGTAGGTGCTCAGCTCAGCCCTCCCAACTGCCAGTCTCAAGGAAGTCCTCTTGGGACACAGCCTGCTGTGAACCCCCTCATCTGCTCCTGTAGACTCAGGCTAGCCAGACCACCGGCAGGGAGGTAGGCCCTGGGCCATCACTTTTAGAGCAGTGGTGAAGGGGAGTTGAGAAGCCCAGGCCCCCAGGAACTTCTAAATGACAAGATGCCAGCTAGTGTTTAATTCCTGTGACTCTGGGATCTTTCAAGTAGAAGCCTTCCTTTTACTAGTGGGGTGCATCAGATCACCAAGTTCTCTGACAAAATCTCATCCACGTGACCTTCTCACTGACCCACTGAGGTAGACCACCtaacagcagaagcagaagggctCCCAGGACACGGCACTGGATATTAAGATGTCTGCTCTCTTTCTTATTGGCCAAAAGCCACTGTTCTGTCACCCCCAACTCCTGTAACCTCTGCTATTTGGGTTGCTACTGGTGTGGCCACAGGGCAAGTGCTTCTCTCCAATGCCTTACTTCCCTAGGGGCTCCCAGACACCCTCCCTACCTGCATCTAATCCTTGGATCTGTCTGCAGCCTTCCCTCCACATCTCTAGTCCAGTCTGACCAGCCCTCTTCTATACTCTCCTCCCCTTTTCCCTGGCTCCAGGTCTTCCTCAGTATATCCCAAAGCTCCTAAATCTGCCAGGCTGTGAAGAGCACTGGTCCTCCTAACCTCCAGCCCTGCTTACCTGCCCATCCTCATTTCTGCACCCTGCACAAGCTGCTCTTCCCTGTATCAGCCCAGATGTCCTCAAATATATCTCCTGGGAAGTCACCCAAGTGAACCTGTTCCCCTGGCACAAGGACCAcactctcctgcctgcctggcaCTCGGCTCTGTCCTTAGCTGAGGCAGGTACAATGCCTGTGCTAAGGTGGGGCTCAAGTGCGCATGTGAGGCCCCAGGAGGGGGTGTTTTATTAGCATTTATCCTCATCCAGCCACCTCATCAAACAGTACTAAAGCCTCACTGTGTGCTACATGGATGAACAAACAACACTAACATTTGACACAGCAAAACAAGTGTGGGGTTACCTTCAGGACATCCTGTTTGCACTTTTCTATCTTGTCCTGCAGTTTCTTCAGCTGTTCAGGGTTGAGGGATGGGTCTGCTTTGCTGTTGGCCTCTCGAGAGATGGCCAGTTTCTCCTCTTTGCATGCTGTGTGGTGGGCTTTCTTGGCTGCTTCTACCTACAGGGAGAGGAAGTTCTGACTGCAACAGTGCTGCAAGGTCAGTCTTCAGAGACTGCACAGGTTGTGGAACTGTATGGATGTGCTGTCAGACGAGAGCGAAAGGCAGGACAACTGTCGGTGCTTTGTCACTGGAACAACAGGCCGGAACAAAAGGCCTCACTCTGTAAATATGTGTCCACACGTGGGTCTAGGCACTGGGGACACAGGACAGAAGAACTGACCCATGACTTCATTTGTAGGTTTGAATTAGGTGGCCTACTGCAGGCATAACTAAATGCTGGAGTAAGTTAGGAGGGCTAAGTGCTGTGGAGGAAAATCAAGCAGGGGAGAGATGCTAGGAACACTGGAAGGAAGTTCAGGGACAGAACTCTATAGAGAACGGTAGGAAAAGCCCTGACGTTGTCTGGAGTAAAGGAAGAGGTGTGGGTACCCAAGGAAAGTGCATGTCAGGACAGTCAACAGAAGGAGTTCCAAAGAACCCTTGCctggcatggtggagcatgcctttaaatccaggaggcagaggcaggtggatttctatgagttccaggtcagtttgaactacatagtgagcccAGGTCAGCCAGTTAGACACACTGCCAAAAGTGAGACCctaggggtggggaagggagggggaagactGACAGAGAGCACACACTCTTGAGAGAACCCTCACATGAATAAAGGGCTTAAGGTGGGCTGGCAGGAACAGGTCACAATTTCCAAGGACTTTTCTTTTGACAAAAAGGTCATGAAACCCAGTCTATACTGGTCTCAAGGTCACGAGCTtggcccagtggttctcaacctttctaatgctgggaccctttaatatagtggtgatccccaaccataaaatgattttccttgtcagttcataactgtaattttgttactattatgaatcttaatgtaaacatctgtgctttctgatggtcttattCAAACTCTGTGAAAGGATCGTTTGACCcatcaaaggggttgtgacccaacccacaggttgagaaccactggcttagatactccctcccccccccagctcaGGCTTCCAAGTATCAGCACCTGGGTTCCAGGGTTCTAACAGCGCCCAGCCCCTCCATCTCCTGGCTTTCCTCTCTCAGAgatatatgcatatttaaaagTGACTTACATATTTGAACCACAGTCATAGATTTCATtcgaggagaaagagaagagtgtAGTAATGGACACATCGAGGGAACATAGTTTCATTTATGAAGGCTCAggggcaggaagaaagaaggaaggtgcGGTAAAAGCCAAGATATAGAGAATaggatgttgtggaatattattttaagatgtgttacatttgtttatgttgtggaacatttgtttaatgatgcaacaacgtgttgcattcctttatgttgcatctgttgaactctgtgaagctgtgttactgtgcctgtctaaagcatctgatggtctaataaagagctgaacggccaatagtgagacaggagagggacaggcggggctggcaggcagagaggatagatAGGAGAGACCAGAGAGGAAAAGGATCAAGAGAACAAGTAgtggaggatgccaggggccagccacccagccagctacAGAGGAAAAGTGAAAGCAAGGTTACAGAAGTAAGACAaggagaaagcccagaggcaaaaggtagacacaataatttaagaaaagttgacaagaaacaagccaagctatgcccgggcattcataattaagaataaatctccgtgtgtgatttatttgggagctgggtggcgagtcccccaaaagagcaaagggtaaaaagggaaaaaacaaacaagaaaaggagagcaAGCAAAGATGGAGGCATGCTCTGGATGACTCTGGGGAAAGCAG
Coding sequences within it:
- the Pacsin2 gene encoding protein kinase C and casein kinase substrate in neurons protein 2 isoform X1, which translates into the protein MSVTYDDSVGVEVSSDSFWEVGNYKRTVKRIDDGHRLCGDLMNCLHERARIEKGYAQQLTEWARRWRQLVEKGPQYGTVEKAWMAVMSEAERVSELHLEVKASLMNEDFEKIKNWQKEAFHKQMMGGFKETKEAEDGFRKAQKPWAKKLKEVEAAKKAHHTACKEEKLAISREANSKADPSLNPEQLKKLQDKIEKCKQDVLKTKDKYEKALKELDQTTPQYMENMEQVFEQCQQFEEKRLRFFREVLLEVQKHLDLSNVASYKAIYRELEQSIKAADAVEDLRWFRANHGPGMAMNWPQFEDEEWSADLNRTLSRREKKKAADGVTLTGINQTGDQSGQNKPGSNLSVPSNPAQPTQLQSSYNPFEDEDDTGSTVSEKEDIKPKNVSSYEKTQNYPTDWSDDESNNPFSSTDANGDSNPFDEDTTSGTEVRVRALYDYEGQEHDELSFKAGDELTKIEDEDEQGWCKGRLDSGQVGLYPANYVEAIQ
- the Pacsin2 gene encoding protein kinase C and casein kinase substrate in neurons protein 2 isoform X2, producing the protein MSVTYDDSVGVEVSSDSFWEVGNYKRTVKRIDDGHRLCGDLMNCLHERARIEKGYAQQLTEWARRWRQLVEKGPQYGTVEKAWMAVMSEAERVSELHLEVKASLMNEDFEKIKNWQKEAFHKQMMGGFKETKEAEDGFRKAQKPWAKKLKEVEAAKKAHHTACKEEKLAISREANSKADPSLNPEQLKKLQDKIEKCKQDVLKTKDKYEKALKELDQTTPQYMENMEQVFEQCQQFEEKRLRFFREVLLEVQKHLDLSNVASYKAIYRELEQSIKAADAVEDLRWFRANHGPGMAMNWPQFEEWSADLNRTLSRREKKKAADGVTLTGINQTGDQSGQNKPGSNLSVPSNPAQPTQLQSSYNPFEDEDDTGSTVSEKEDIKPKNVSSYEKTQNYPTDWSDDESNNPFSSTDANGDSNPFDEDTTSGTEVRVRALYDYEGQEHDELSFKAGDELTKIEDEDEQGWCKGRLDSGQVGLYPANYVEAIQ
- the Pacsin2 gene encoding protein kinase C and casein kinase substrate in neurons protein 2 isoform X4 is translated as MSVTYDDSVGVEVSSDSFWEVGNYKRTVKRIDDGHRLCGDLMNCLHERARIEKGYAQQLTEWARRWRQLVEKGPQYGTVEKAWMAVMSEAERVSELHLEVKASLMNEDFEKIKNWQKEAFHKQMMGGFKETKEAEDGFRKAQKPWAKKLKEVEAAKKAHHTACKEEKLAISREANSKADPSLNPEQLKKLQDKIEKCKQDVLKTKDKYEKALKELDQTTPQYMENMEQVFEQCQQFEEKRLRFFREVLLEVQKHLDLSNVASYKAIYRELEQSIKAADAVEDLRWFRANHGPGMAMNWPQFEEWSADLNRTLSRREKKKAADGVTLTGINQTGDQSGQNKPGSVSSYEKTQNYPTDWSDDESNNPFSSTDANGDSNPFDEDTTSGTEVRVRALYDYEGQEHDELSFKAGDELTKIEDEDEQGWCKGRLDSGQVGLYPANYVEAIQ
- the Pacsin2 gene encoding protein kinase C and casein kinase substrate in neurons protein 2 isoform X3, whose amino-acid sequence is MSVTYDDSVGVEVSSDSFWEVGNYKRTVKRIDDGHRLCGDLMNCLHERARIEKGYAQQLTEWARRWRQLVEKGPQYGTVEKAWMAVMSEAERVSELHLEVKASLMNEDFEKIKNWQKEAFHKQMMGGFKETKEAEDGFRKAQKPWAKKLKEVEAAKKAHHTACKEEKLAISREANSKADPSLNPEQLKKLQDKIEKCKQDVLKTKDKYEKALKELDQTTPQYMENMEQVFEQCQQFEEKRLRFFREVLLEVQKHLDLSNVASYKAIYRELEQSIKAADAVEDLRWFRANHGPGMAMNWPQFEDEEWSADLNRTLSRREKKKAADGVTLTGINQTGDQSGQNKPGSVSSYEKTQNYPTDWSDDESNNPFSSTDANGDSNPFDEDTTSGTEVRVRALYDYEGQEHDELSFKAGDELTKIEDEDEQGWCKGRLDSGQVGLYPANYVEAIQ